A genomic window from Pyricularia oryzae 70-15 chromosome 7, whole genome shotgun sequence includes:
- a CDS encoding lactoylglutathione lyase, with the protein MTDITSYKFNHTMLKVKDPKASIAFYKHLGMDLLSEYKVPDHKLELYFVAGDSAISASHGTHQSDREGVLELSYSYGIENTSGGDQEPRGLRPVCLSVDNVKTTCKALCDAGYRINCNSEEETAHVLDPDGFWIKLIAHRSLGRIDDTATADCKGSKVHHTMIGVRDKNVSRKFYEQVFGMTWKYEQHSTQAGRDRFLLGCGKPHTSGPSVDISKPDVKCEGLLELLCSEDTKNKDGMEHHNGNLEPDDPGHICISVDDVHAACERLESLGVQWQKRLMDGPFRVAFVHDPDGNLIEIIQNEMYKPVKHEA; encoded by the exons ATGACGGACATTACCTCATACAAATTCAACCACACGATGCTTAAGGTCAAGG ACCCGAAAGCAAGTATTGCTTTCTATAAACATCTCGGAATGGATCTGTTGTCAGAGTACAAGGTTCCGGATCACAAATTGGAGCTGTACTTTGTTGCCGGCG ACTCGGCCATATCCGCGTCGCACGGAACGCACCAGAGCGATCGTGAGGGCGTGTTGGAATTAAGCTACAGCTATGGGATCGAAAACACATCTGGCGGCGATCAAGAACCCAGAGGTCTACGACCCGTTTGCTTATCCGTGGATAACGTCAAAACTACCTGCAAAGCCCTATGCGATGCTGGGTATAGAATAAATTGCAACTCTGAGGAAGAGACCGCTCATGTCCTCGATCCCGATGGGTTCTGGATCAAGCTCATCGCTCATCGCTCACTGGGTCGCATAGACGATACCGCTACCGCGGACTGCAAGGGTTCCAAGGTCCATCATACTATGATTGGTGTCAGAGACAAAAATGTGTCTCGGAAGTTCTATGAGCAGGTCTTCGGCATGACGTGGAAGTACGAACAGCACAGCACCCAGGCTGGTCGCGATAGGTTCTTGCTCGGCTGTGGAAAGCCACATACCAGTGGGCCAAGTGTCGACATCTCCAAACCGGATGTCAAGTGCGAAGGGCTTCTAGAGCTGCTTTGCAGCGAGGACACAAAGAACAAAGACGGCATGGAACACCACAACGGCAACCTCGAGCCGGATGATCCTGGTCACATTTGCATTTCAGTAGATGATGTTCACGCGGCTTGCGAGCGACTCGAAAGTCTCGGCGTACAATGGCAAAAGCGTCTCATGGACGGGCCATTCAGAGTCGCCTTCGTTCATGACCCGGATGGAAAT CTGATCGAAATAATTCAGAACGAGATGTACAAGCCTGTTAAGCACGAGGCGTGA